The following are encoded in a window of Gimesia chilikensis genomic DNA:
- a CDS encoding TlpA disulfide reductase family protein, with protein sequence MSLFRVTGKGSQFTSTRPLNLLFAIVLFSLCESALQSAEPQSAKGNTPVQLALKPEQGSADKAKQQSENKRPPQVEILRTIEDGGGYGAELHRVSISGTARTFDGTPLENATIYVGSAARRMPGGFEMLRGQTRTDKTGHYELKDIQLLVNRERPNPIPKPAEGRFEIFGTRDGYGFTWHETCYYRPDTRPQGTELSDKNAHATENAFYLDEPLIVDLMFDRPALLKGHITDKQGHPLANAKVQLGLIDSQRNPAGWGISSCRFLGNDNQPIKAPFSFSSIRVLPAELRETQTDAEGFYEFKQLRRDTSYLARIDPGPTFDPWQSTVVTSPAEKANNKRQAVVGYAGKLNREFFAPRKVTIQVVQEQTEQPVAGVRVTARSIGPIRRAGVQARSDSRGNARLQLVPGEYKLITEPQPDQPFYFQSEQFFVKEQHGSVQHTVKLRPAATVILKAVDAQTGQPIPGVRFNYESHDASDPRPVSTQSVYVDYPKTNTAGEIQAFMTPGQRRFVVAEPLTLAQAEGSRGKSIKLPAGEVIKIEFKLSQPQFVDAETFREEVKPNPDSIYPPELQRKWHRQSELLRGSSMRVTAQLMLGRQPGLDTKGLLKDLRALDPYQIPDIDALLKKHGGEIKRGGRTIMTSTGQFHKEERLYEWRKHLHDAQGRLLPDSISFRDGWETLTYDASNNQASVYRRNFLHIHTPNDFTNWPTLRFQCPAPEDRPRPEVKIEQSGRRTIYTTETDSESQGQKLTYLQRRVFDRDTGFIFESYLEEPKLDVERVSLAFAPQKQENGLLLPRFYMSWQRYRGRLNLVQIFEIEKVELFDQLPPDAFAVAIPPGAVFVDSRHLSPEASRTRPGRPYTTTLRGPVTDFAAYLQRHPRHTPKIEQQVHYGRPAPEIKPVNWMTREGVSSPPDTKGKVVLIEFWGTHCGPCISQLPEVRTAARYYADQPFVLIGMHDSHTSVAELQKFAQKEELDFQLAIDRPSTRKGFFGETIRNFNVRGIPSAAVIDQQGNVAYVGYFSEALKTVDRLLKEKK encoded by the coding sequence ATGAGTCTGTTCAGGGTTACCGGCAAGGGGTCTCAATTCACATCAACGCGACCACTAAATTTACTCTTCGCGATCGTCCTTTTTTCCCTCTGTGAATCTGCACTACAATCAGCAGAACCTCAAAGTGCGAAGGGAAATACTCCAGTCCAACTGGCACTGAAACCTGAACAGGGCTCGGCTGACAAGGCAAAACAGCAGTCAGAGAATAAACGGCCTCCCCAGGTAGAAATTCTGCGAACCATTGAGGATGGTGGGGGCTATGGAGCAGAACTGCATCGGGTCAGTATTTCGGGAACCGCACGCACTTTTGACGGTACTCCACTGGAAAATGCAACCATTTATGTGGGGTCGGCGGCCAGACGCATGCCAGGCGGTTTTGAAATGTTGCGCGGCCAGACGCGAACTGACAAAACGGGCCATTACGAACTGAAAGACATTCAACTCCTCGTAAATCGCGAACGTCCCAATCCGATTCCGAAACCTGCAGAAGGCAGATTCGAGATCTTTGGTACCCGCGATGGATACGGTTTCACCTGGCATGAGACCTGTTATTACCGTCCCGACACCCGCCCCCAGGGAACCGAACTGAGCGATAAAAATGCGCATGCTACAGAGAATGCGTTTTACCTCGATGAACCACTGATTGTCGATCTGATGTTTGACCGCCCTGCTCTGCTCAAAGGCCACATCACCGATAAACAGGGGCACCCACTCGCCAATGCTAAAGTACAACTGGGTCTTATTGACAGTCAACGAAATCCTGCAGGCTGGGGCATAAGCTCGTGTCGATTTCTGGGAAATGACAACCAGCCGATCAAAGCCCCCTTCAGTTTCTCCAGCATCCGTGTTCTGCCCGCAGAATTGAGGGAAACACAAACCGATGCAGAAGGTTTCTACGAATTCAAACAACTCCGTCGTGATACCAGTTATCTTGCCCGTATCGACCCTGGCCCCACTTTTGATCCCTGGCAATCCACTGTAGTCACCTCTCCTGCTGAGAAGGCAAACAACAAACGTCAGGCAGTGGTGGGTTACGCGGGAAAATTGAACCGGGAATTTTTCGCGCCCCGCAAAGTAACAATACAAGTAGTGCAAGAGCAGACTGAGCAGCCGGTCGCAGGCGTGCGGGTGACAGCGCGATCTATCGGGCCCATTCGTCGCGCCGGGGTTCAAGCCCGATCGGACAGCCGGGGTAATGCCCGTCTGCAACTGGTGCCCGGCGAATACAAATTAATCACTGAGCCCCAACCGGATCAGCCATTTTATTTTCAGAGCGAACAGTTTTTCGTAAAAGAGCAGCACGGTTCTGTTCAGCATACGGTTAAATTGAGACCAGCGGCGACAGTCATCCTAAAAGCCGTTGATGCGCAGACCGGCCAGCCGATTCCCGGAGTGCGGTTTAACTATGAATCTCACGATGCCAGCGATCCCCGGCCAGTTTCCACTCAGTCGGTCTATGTGGATTACCCGAAAACAAACACCGCCGGTGAGATCCAGGCTTTCATGACACCCGGCCAGCGACGGTTCGTCGTAGCAGAACCCTTAACTCTGGCACAAGCTGAGGGGAGCCGGGGCAAATCAATCAAACTACCCGCTGGCGAAGTGATCAAAATCGAATTCAAATTAAGCCAGCCGCAATTCGTGGATGCCGAAACATTCAGAGAGGAGGTCAAACCGAATCCCGATTCGATCTATCCACCCGAACTACAGCGGAAATGGCACAGGCAGTCCGAACTGCTGCGAGGTTCCTCGATGCGGGTGACGGCGCAATTGATGCTGGGACGACAACCCGGCCTGGATACGAAAGGCCTGCTCAAAGACCTGCGTGCGCTGGATCCCTACCAGATACCTGATATCGACGCGCTGCTTAAAAAACACGGCGGAGAAATCAAACGGGGAGGCCGAACGATCATGACCTCGACCGGTCAATTCCACAAAGAAGAACGCCTGTATGAATGGCGCAAGCATCTCCATGATGCACAGGGGCGACTTCTGCCCGACAGTATTTCATTCCGGGATGGCTGGGAGACATTAACGTATGATGCTTCCAATAATCAGGCCTCAGTATACCGGAGAAATTTTTTACACATCCATACGCCTAATGACTTCACGAACTGGCCTACCCTTCGTTTCCAGTGTCCAGCCCCTGAAGACCGGCCCAGGCCCGAAGTGAAAATCGAACAGTCAGGGCGACGCACGATCTACACAACTGAGACGGATTCGGAAAGCCAGGGACAGAAATTAACGTATCTCCAAAGACGTGTTTTTGACCGGGACACCGGTTTCATTTTTGAAAGTTATCTGGAAGAACCAAAATTAGATGTAGAGCGTGTTTCCCTCGCTTTCGCCCCACAGAAGCAGGAAAACGGCCTGCTCCTGCCGCGCTTCTATATGAGCTGGCAACGCTACCGGGGTAGACTGAATTTAGTACAAATCTTTGAAATTGAAAAAGTCGAACTCTTCGATCAGTTGCCCCCCGATGCGTTTGCCGTTGCGATACCTCCGGGAGCGGTCTTCGTCGACTCCCGCCACCTTTCTCCAGAGGCTTCCAGAACCAGACCAGGTCGTCCCTATACGACGACGCTAAGAGGTCCCGTCACAGATTTCGCCGCGTATCTGCAGCGTCATCCCCGGCACACCCCGAAGATCGAACAGCAGGTGCATTACGGGAGGCCAGCGCCTGAAATCAAACCTGTCAATTGGATGACGCGCGAAGGTGTCTCCTCTCCGCCGGATACGAAAGGCAAGGTCGTGCTGATTGAATTCTGGGGTACACACTGTGGTCCCTGCATCTCACAACTGCCGGAAGTCCGAACCGCCGCCCGCTATTATGCAGACCAGCCGTTCGTCTTGATCGGCATGCACGACAGCCATACCAGCGTTGCAGAACTGCAGAAGTTTGCGCAAAAAGAAGAACTCGACTTCCAGTTGGCCATCGACCGTCCTTCAACCCGCAAAGGATTCTTTGGTGAAACCATTCGCAATTTCAACGTACGCGGCATTCCCTCGGCAGCCGTCATCGATCAACAGGGAAACGTGGCTTATGTGGGGTACTTCAGCGAAGCTTTGAAGACAGTCGATCGCCTGTTGAAAGAGAAAAAGTGA
- a CDS encoding neutral/alkaline non-lysosomal ceramidase N-terminal domain-containing protein, which produces MFSNLYRILQLTICITLALTLSYEAQAEEKQPVLLAGAATSNITPPLGELIVGGWKPIPAKRIHDELHARCIVLDNGKVKLAIVLCDNVGIPESVFDLAKEQVHKHTSIPKSHLLMASTHTHSATTARGPSKVLRETEFTEYQKFLASRISDGVRRALYQLEPARIGWGQVDEPSEVFNRRWYVNDTSLLTNPFGGLDRVRMNPPRGNKALDRPAGPTDPQVSFISIQSQKGRPIALLANYSLHYVGGVQSGDVSADYFGYFANYIEQKLGAQDQSPPFVGILSNGTSGDVNNINFTEKGGKRYQRYEKMQEVAEKVASRVYEAQQAIKYHNWIPLGAAAGKLPLKLRKPTPEMLAHFEKIKAETGDANRAKHRREEIYAERIAKIMEAPDQIEVPLQVMRIGSLGICAIPFETFTETGLELKERSPFQPTFTIELANGSFGYLPTPEQHRLGGYETWLGTNYVQKDASTKIVNTLLELFAQLKKEDS; this is translated from the coding sequence ATGTTTTCGAACCTGTATCGTATCTTGCAATTGACAATCTGTATTACTCTGGCGCTGACTCTGAGCTATGAAGCGCAGGCCGAAGAGAAACAGCCTGTATTACTTGCAGGAGCAGCCACCAGCAATATCACTCCCCCCTTAGGCGAACTGATCGTGGGAGGCTGGAAACCGATTCCCGCCAAACGCATTCACGACGAACTGCACGCCCGCTGCATTGTGCTCGATAACGGTAAGGTCAAGCTGGCGATTGTGCTCTGCGATAACGTCGGGATTCCGGAATCGGTCTTTGATCTGGCGAAAGAGCAGGTTCATAAACATACCAGTATTCCCAAATCACATCTGTTGATGGCTTCAACGCACACGCATTCCGCCACCACAGCTCGCGGGCCTTCCAAGGTGCTGCGGGAAACCGAATTCACCGAGTATCAGAAATTCCTGGCCAGCCGGATTTCCGACGGCGTGCGTCGCGCCCTGTATCAACTGGAGCCGGCACGAATTGGCTGGGGACAGGTCGATGAACCCTCAGAAGTCTTTAACCGTCGCTGGTATGTGAATGACACTTCCCTGCTGACCAACCCCTTTGGAGGCCTGGATCGCGTTCGCATGAATCCGCCGCGGGGTAATAAAGCCCTCGATCGTCCGGCTGGTCCGACCGATCCGCAGGTCAGCTTCATTTCGATCCAAAGTCAAAAGGGACGCCCCATCGCCCTGCTGGCAAATTACTCGCTGCACTATGTAGGCGGCGTGCAGTCCGGTGATGTCTCGGCTGATTACTTCGGATACTTTGCGAATTACATTGAGCAGAAACTGGGAGCCCAGGATCAGTCGCCACCTTTTGTCGGTATTTTATCCAACGGCACCAGTGGTGATGTCAACAACATCAATTTCACCGAGAAGGGGGGCAAGCGTTACCAGCGTTATGAAAAAATGCAGGAAGTCGCTGAGAAAGTGGCCAGCCGCGTCTATGAAGCACAGCAGGCTATCAAGTATCACAACTGGATCCCGCTGGGGGCTGCTGCTGGGAAACTGCCTTTGAAACTCCGCAAACCAACGCCGGAGATGCTGGCACACTTCGAGAAGATTAAAGCCGAAACCGGGGACGCGAACCGGGCGAAGCATCGACGGGAAGAAATCTATGCAGAGCGGATTGCCAAAATCATGGAAGCACCGGACCAGATCGAAGTCCCTCTGCAGGTGATGCGGATCGGCTCACTGGGAATCTGTGCAATTCCTTTTGAAACGTTTACTGAAACCGGTCTGGAGCTCAAAGAACGCAGCCCCTTCCAGCCCACATTTACCATCGAACTGGCTAATGGTTCGTTCGGATATCTGCCCACGCCCGAGCAGCATCGGCTGGGGGGGTATGAAACCTGGCTGGGAACCAACTACGTACAAAAAGACGCGAGTACCAAAATTGTGAACACGTTGCTCGAACTGTTTGCCCAGTTGAAAAAAGAAGACTCGTAA
- a CDS encoding DUF1559 domain-containing protein — MKNIVKERRRGFTLIELLVVIAIIAILIALLLPAVQQAREAARRSTCKNNLKQIGLAIHNYHDVFGMFVLRRGGTNGSDSNTSNRGRLSGFVGMLPYMDQAPLFNKIAAGDSSNSPFGPGAWRGWSVWNVSIPMLRCPSDGRNRQIVRTNNYVFCLGDSAQSINGTNSRGMFPYRNGTRIRDITDGTSNTIAMSEHVRANYGPATSNASRKREEGIAMGQTPRSNPGSCMALASGAGWVSGTSVKGKHGTSLWDGQAERCGFTTILPPNGPSCAEGTNSNADSTHAALSPSSMHVGGVHALMADGAVRFISENIDTGNLSTASPSPGSISPSPYGVWGALGTKEGGEVLGEF, encoded by the coding sequence GTGAAGAACATTGTAAAAGAAAGACGTCGCGGTTTTACGTTAATTGAATTGCTGGTTGTGATTGCCATCATTGCCATTCTCATTGCGTTATTATTACCAGCTGTCCAACAGGCACGGGAAGCAGCACGTCGATCGACCTGTAAAAATAATTTGAAACAGATCGGACTGGCGATACATAACTATCACGATGTATTCGGGATGTTTGTTTTGCGCCGGGGAGGTACCAACGGTTCTGACAGTAATACCTCCAACCGCGGACGTTTGAGCGGTTTCGTTGGTATGCTGCCTTACATGGATCAGGCTCCTCTGTTTAATAAAATTGCAGCCGGCGATTCTTCAAACTCTCCTTTTGGTCCTGGTGCCTGGCGCGGTTGGAGCGTCTGGAACGTCTCCATTCCCATGTTGCGCTGCCCTTCTGACGGGCGTAACAGACAGATCGTGCGGACCAATAACTATGTCTTTTGTCTGGGAGACTCAGCACAAAGTATCAACGGCACTAACAGTCGTGGAATGTTTCCTTATCGTAATGGAACACGCATTCGTGACATCACTGATGGAACCAGTAACACGATCGCCATGAGCGAGCATGTTCGTGCGAACTATGGTCCTGCCACAAGTAATGCCAGCCGCAAACGTGAGGAAGGCATTGCCATGGGGCAAACCCCTCGCTCTAATCCCGGGTCGTGTATGGCTCTGGCCTCCGGAGCTGGCTGGGTCAGTGGAACCTCTGTCAAAGGAAAGCATGGTACTTCCCTGTGGGATGGTCAGGCGGAACGTTGTGGATTTACTACGATTCTGCCTCCGAACGGACCTTCCTGTGCAGAAGGAACGAACTCCAACGCCGATTCCACACATGCTGCTCTCTCCCCTTCCAGTATGCACGTTGGTGGGGTGCACGCGTTGATGGCCGATGGTGCCGTCCGCTTCATCTCTGAGAATATCGATACCGGCAACTTAAGCACAGCCAGTCCCAGTCCCGGTTCGATTTCTCCCAGTCCTTATGGTGTCTGGGGTGCCCTGGGAACCAAAGAAGGTGGAGAAGTGCTGGGTGAGTTTTAA
- a CDS encoding cation-translocating P-type ATPase: MNSADQTPPAWYQLDVSDVADRLQSPEQGLTTAEVESRQAEYGLNELVEKQRKSVWMMFLDQFKDFMILVLIAAAVVSGIIGEPADTIAITVIVLLNAILGFVQEYRAEKAMAALKKMAAPSANVLRGGKVTTLPVNQLVPGDRVMLEAGNIVPADMRLTEGVQLQIDEAALTGESLAVEKQTRQLTEEELPLGDRKSLAFKGTLITKGHGQGIVTETGMRTQLGQIAALLQDQEQGRTPLQKRLATFGQKLAYAIFAICIIVFVAGLLRGEPPLLMLLTAISLAVAAIPEALPAVITISLALGARKLVKQQALIRKLPAVETLGSVSYICTDKTGTLTQNRMTVEQVYFDNQILSADELPETDSDSTTSQSLADKPHAELLLSALSLCNDTRLDGDDEVVGDPTETALFELAREKGFLRDALESAFPRLAEIPFDAERKLMTTFHPWCNGKVVSITKGAAEEIVTRATHLHAEAGPTDIDQSQVMQHTEQIAGEGLRTLGFALRIWDAVPESLIPEEIEADLALVGLVGMLDPPRPEASESVALCRTAGIHPVMITGDHPLTAAVIARRVGIIGEEETESVITGKELQPLTLEELEARVEKVRVYARVSPQQKLKIVQALQNRGHFVAMTGDGVNDAPALKRADIGVAMGITGTDVSKEAAHMILLDDNFSTIVKTVREGRRIFDNIRKFIKYTMTSNLGEIWTIFLAPLLGLPIPLLPIHILWINLVTDGIPGLALTAEPGEKNLMQRSPRHPQESIFAHGLGAHIIWVGLLMGAVSLFTQAWFIDRSQEHWQTMVFTVLCLSQMGHVLAIRSERESFFSQGPLSNKPLFGAVLLTFILQMATIYIPVLNEVFKTAPLTAAELTVTLALSSIVFIAVEVEKAFKRKKNSL; the protein is encoded by the coding sequence ATGAATTCTGCAGACCAAACCCCTCCCGCCTGGTATCAGCTTGATGTCAGTGACGTGGCAGACCGACTGCAATCCCCTGAGCAGGGATTGACTACAGCAGAAGTCGAATCCCGCCAGGCTGAGTATGGTCTGAATGAACTCGTTGAAAAACAGCGAAAATCAGTCTGGATGATGTTTCTGGATCAGTTTAAAGACTTCATGATTCTGGTCCTGATCGCGGCTGCTGTCGTTTCGGGGATCATCGGTGAGCCAGCCGACACGATCGCTATCACGGTAATTGTGTTACTGAATGCCATCCTGGGGTTTGTACAGGAATACCGGGCCGAAAAAGCGATGGCAGCACTGAAGAAGATGGCCGCCCCTTCCGCCAATGTGCTGCGCGGAGGAAAAGTCACAACGCTTCCAGTGAATCAACTGGTTCCCGGCGACCGCGTCATGCTCGAAGCGGGGAACATTGTTCCTGCAGATATGAGACTGACGGAGGGGGTTCAACTGCAGATCGATGAAGCAGCTTTGACTGGGGAATCGCTGGCGGTAGAGAAACAGACCAGGCAGCTTACAGAAGAGGAGCTTCCACTCGGAGATCGAAAAAGTCTCGCTTTTAAAGGAACATTGATTACCAAAGGTCACGGCCAGGGAATCGTCACTGAAACGGGCATGCGGACCCAACTCGGACAGATCGCCGCTCTGCTCCAAGACCAGGAACAGGGACGCACACCGCTCCAGAAACGACTGGCTACGTTTGGCCAGAAACTGGCCTATGCCATTTTCGCAATCTGCATTATCGTATTTGTCGCAGGACTGTTACGGGGCGAACCTCCTTTGCTCATGCTGCTGACGGCAATCTCGCTGGCTGTTGCTGCCATCCCTGAAGCACTGCCAGCGGTGATCACAATTTCCCTGGCACTGGGTGCCCGCAAGCTGGTCAAGCAGCAGGCACTGATTCGCAAACTCCCCGCGGTAGAGACCCTCGGATCAGTCTCATATATCTGCACTGATAAAACAGGAACCCTTACCCAGAACCGCATGACGGTCGAGCAGGTTTACTTTGACAATCAGATCCTCTCTGCGGATGAACTCCCTGAAACAGATTCTGATTCTACAACCAGCCAAAGCCTCGCTGATAAACCGCACGCGGAATTACTGCTCTCAGCCCTCTCACTCTGTAACGACACACGCCTGGACGGCGATGACGAAGTCGTTGGCGATCCAACAGAAACGGCACTGTTTGAACTCGCCCGGGAAAAAGGTTTCCTGCGGGATGCGCTGGAATCCGCTTTTCCCCGCCTGGCTGAAATTCCTTTCGACGCGGAACGCAAACTGATGACGACTTTTCATCCCTGGTGCAATGGGAAAGTCGTATCGATCACCAAAGGGGCTGCCGAAGAGATCGTTACGCGTGCGACTCATCTGCATGCGGAAGCGGGACCAACCGACATCGACCAGAGCCAGGTGATGCAGCACACCGAACAGATCGCCGGCGAGGGATTGCGAACACTTGGATTCGCTTTGCGGATCTGGGACGCTGTTCCAGAGTCTCTGATTCCGGAAGAGATTGAAGCGGACCTGGCATTAGTGGGGCTGGTTGGCATGCTGGATCCTCCCCGTCCGGAAGCATCCGAGTCGGTTGCCCTCTGTCGGACTGCAGGCATCCATCCCGTGATGATTACGGGAGATCATCCGCTGACAGCTGCAGTCATCGCCCGACGGGTGGGAATCATTGGCGAAGAAGAAACGGAATCGGTGATTACCGGTAAGGAACTCCAACCGCTTACACTCGAAGAGCTGGAAGCCCGCGTGGAGAAAGTCCGGGTTTATGCACGCGTTTCACCACAACAGAAACTGAAGATCGTGCAGGCCTTACAGAATCGCGGTCACTTTGTGGCCATGACTGGAGACGGCGTTAATGATGCACCGGCTTTGAAACGGGCCGACATCGGTGTCGCGATGGGAATCACCGGCACAGACGTTTCCAAGGAAGCGGCGCACATGATTCTGCTGGACGATAATTTTTCGACGATCGTCAAAACGGTCAGAGAAGGACGGCGGATCTTTGACAACATTCGCAAATTTATCAAATACACAATGACCAGCAACCTGGGTGAAATCTGGACGATCTTTCTGGCTCCCCTGCTCGGCCTGCCGATTCCATTGCTGCCGATTCATATTCTGTGGATCAACCTCGTAACCGATGGTATTCCCGGCCTGGCTTTGACGGCAGAGCCTGGTGAAAAAAATCTGATGCAACGATCCCCGCGTCATCCACAGGAAAGCATTTTTGCCCACGGACTGGGCGCACATATCATCTGGGTCGGATTATTGATGGGAGCGGTTTCGCTGTTTACGCAAGCCTGGTTTATCGATCGCAGCCAGGAACACTGGCAGACAATGGTTTTTACCGTCCTCTGCTTAAGTCAGATGGGCCATGTGCTGGCAATTCGCTCAGAACGGGAGTCGTTCTTTTCGCAGGGGCCCTTATCGAACAAACCGCTGTTTGGAGCCGTACTGCTGACATTCATTTTACAGATGGCCACGATTTATATTCCGGTTTTGAACGAGGTCTTCAAGACCGCTCCCTTAACGGCGGCTGAGCTGACTGTCACGCTCGCGCTCTCTTCAATTGTGTTCATCGCAGTCGAAGTAGAAAAAGCGTTCAAGCGAAAAAAGAACTCGCTCTGA